A portion of the Naumovozyma castellii chromosome 2, complete genome genome contains these proteins:
- the TRS23 gene encoding TRAPP subunit TRS23 (ancestral locus Anc_8.476), which translates to MAIESLLIINKSGGLLYQRNFIDKPPQSQAPNQPEPQQQLNSNDYLILASTLHGVFAIASQLTPKALQLSQNDIDYTIPYIPNVGMPTNGGRTGNGSTVGGGSGSSGPGSNKLGSFKGDDFFKDSFVSWNKSGLRQLCTDQFTMFIYQTMTGLKFVAISTTVMPQQKVATPSGTDKLDRYGNSSNLAIQIADNFLRKVYCLYSDYVMKDPFYSMEMPIKSDLFDKKVRAMIKNMNE; encoded by the coding sequence atggCGATTGaatctttattaataatcaataaatctGGTGGTCTACTGTACCAACGGAATTTCATAGACAAGCCACCACAATCACAAGCACCCAATCAACCGgaaccacaacaacaattgaacagtaatgattatttgattCTGGCCAGTACGTTACATGGTGTCTTTGCCATTGCATCGCAATTGACACCTAAGGCATTACAACTTTCACAGAATGATATCGATTATACGATACCGTACATACCTAACGTTGGGATGCCTACCAATGGTGGAAGAACCGGTAATGGATCGACGGTTGGTGGCGGTAGTGGTTCTTCTGGTCCTGGTAGCAATAAACTTGGTAGTTTCAAGGGAGATGATTTTTTCAAGGATTCATTTGTTAGTTGGAATAAGAGTGGATTGAGACAGTTATGCACTGATCAATTTACGATGTTTATCTATCAGACAATGACAGGGTTGAAATTCGTAGCGATAAGTACCACAGTGATGCCGCAACAGAAGGTGGCCACGCCTTCGGGGACAGATAAATTGGATCGTTATGGGAACTCCTCCAATCTAGCCATTCAAATCGCAGATAATTTCTTGAGGAAAGTTTATTGTCTGTATAGTGACTACGTGATGAAAGACCCATTCTATTCGATGGAGATGCCAATAAAGTCTGATCTGTTCGACAAGAAGGTGCGTGCCATGATCAAGAACATGAACGAGTAG
- the AMD2 gene encoding putative amidase (ancestral locus Anc_8.467) has translation MREVQLQILYAEDKMTQSMTDSWQITVSKKRKQVLNNIPTEWILDSKTIARLKSDKTGLSHNIDQLCSLKENAITHSTLLELQEGIRNNSLSCFEVTSAFCHRAALIHQVVNCLSEIMFTEALEHSKILDQNKYEYSTLPPLYGIPISLKDQCNVEGVDTTLGYLSRAFKPKKKEDESLIVSFLRDLGAIIYVKTTVPPSMMATETTSNTFGYTYNSFNQHFSAGGSSGGEGSLIGCYGSVLGLGTDIGGSIRIPASYHGIFGFKPSTGKVPYLKVDNSWEGREIITSVIGPLARNIDDLRYFMSLIVNNCKPWIHDVKCMPYQFSSFEDSKLPDGLKVGIWYGDGVVNLPSGDMRALSKCKEIIQNNQKFNASIVRWEPPTDLCEEIFNLAMEADLADGGTEINNEFKMTGEPLLDILRPVVPNDSPKPYTVNEWWNLCKRVSDAKQKFRDFHNNLPVEVRPDVVICPSTLMPYRPGDMLETTLRYILFANLLNLPSLSFPADAMIVDDNHSMPDIINGPEDAMVQKMWNDLVLSGDIEGFPSGLQIISPLSDNDDLVLRFGSWLTKLLQES, from the coding sequence ATGAGAGAAGTTCAATTGCAGATCTTATACGCTGAAGATAAAATGACTCAATCGATGACAGATTCCTGGCAAATAACGGTCAGtaaaaaaagaaaacaagtcttaaataatatacCAACGGAATGGATACTTGATTCAAAAACTATTGCAAGATTGAAGAGTGATAAGACTGGACTATCTCATAATATTGACCAACTATGTTCGCTTAAAGAAAACGCAATAACTCATTCCACGCTATTGGAATTGCAGGAAGGTATTAGAAATAACTCTCTTTCCTGTTTCGAGGTTACTAGTGCATTTTGCCATAGAGCTGCACTCATTCACCAAGTGGTGAATTGTCTCTCCGAAATTATGTTTACGGAAGCTCTGGAACATTCCAAGATTTTAGATCAGAACAAGTATGAATATTCAACTCTTCCACCGCTATATGGGATTCctatttctttaaaagaTCAGTGTAATGTGGAAGGTGTTGATACCACATTAGGATACCTCTCAAGAGCGTTTAAGCCaaaaaagaaggaagatgaaTCATTGATAGTTTCTTTTTTGAGAGATCTTGGTGCGATAATCTATGTGAAAACTACAGTACCACCCTCTATGATGGCTACAGAAACAACTTCAAACACTTTTGGTTACACATATAACAGTTTCAACCAACATTTTTCAGCTGGCGGATCGTCTGGTGGCGAAGGATCTTTGATTGGTTGCTATGGCTCAGTACTAGGTTTAGGAACTGATATTGGTGGGTCCATTCGAATTCCAGCTTCTTATCATGGTATCTTTGGCTTTAAGCCAAGTACAGGAAAAGTTCCATATTTAAAAGTTGATAATTCATGGGAAGGAAGAGAAATAATTACCAGCGTTATTGGTCCGCTAGCTAGGAACATTGATGATTTAAGATATTTTATGTCTTTAATAGTAAACAATTGTAAACCGTGGATTCATGATGTCAAGTGCATGCCATATCAGTTTTcctcatttgaagattctAAATTGCCTGATGGATTGAAAGTTGGGATTTGGTATGGTGACGGTGTAGTCAATCTTCCAAGTGGTGACATGAGGGCGTTATCCAAATGTAAAGAGATAATTCAAAACAATCAAAAGTTTAACGCTAGTATTGTAAGATGGGAACCTCCAACTGATCTTTGTgaagaaatctttaatttggCCATGGAAGCTGATCTTGCAGATGGGGGAACTGAAATTAATAACGAATTCAAGATGACAGGTGAACCGTTACTGGATATTTTAAGACCTGTTGTACCAAATGATTCCCCTAAACCATATACCGTAAACGAATGGTGGAATTTATGCAAACGGGTTTCAGATGCCaaacaaaaatttagaGACTTCCATAATAATTTGCCGGTCGAAGTTCGACCAGATGTCGTTATCTGTCCAAGCACACTAATGCCATACAGACCTGGTGATATGCTCGAGACAACTTTGCGATATATATTGTTTGCTaatcttttgaatttacCATCGCTATCTTTTCCTGCTGATGCTATGATTGTGGATGACAACCATTCAATGCCAGATATTATAAATGGACCCGAAGATGCAATGGTTCAGAAAATGTGGAATGATTTGGTACTAAGCGGGGATATTGAAGGATTCCCATCGGGGTTACAAATAATTAGTCCGCTTTCTGATAATGATGACTTAGTTTTGAGGTTTGGTTCATGGCTAACCAAGCTTTTACAGGAAAGCTAG
- the MNN10 gene encoding alpha-1,6-mannosyltransferase (ancestral locus Anc_8.471) yields the protein MASTLPNDLTNDKSLDNYHYNDENAKKRRSPLQIRFNRHFNNLEKTLHVKFSGNKSKILVIFILCFLFFWLNGSSSYDSSKTTLSSNLNYKSHDDKRFNDELYNLQGKSKWKFWEKDPKIVIILAANEGGGVLRWKNEQEWAIEKLSINNKKAYAKRHGYGLTIKDLTTSKRYSHEYREGWQKADILKQTKREFPNAEWFWWLDLDTLIMEPEKSLEELIFNKLDSIVDRTVDNFNPLKLEADIPFVDYTQDLEFLITQDCGGFNLGSFLMKNSDWTDLLLDVWWDPVAYEQNHMIWEHREQDALESLYATEPWIRSRIGFLPLRAINAFPPGACSEFSDDPRYFYDPNQHDFVVNMAGCNFGRDCWGEMKYYTNLLEKMHSKWYSRFF from the coding sequence ATGGCGTCAACGTTACCCAATGACCTGACTAATGATAAGTCATTAGATAACTATCATTacaatgatgaaaatgcGAAGAAAAGACGGTCACCATTGCAGATACGTTTTAATCGtcattttaataatttggaaaagacaTTGCATGTTAAATTCAGTGGGAATAAGAGTAAAATTCTGGTAATTTTTATACtttgtttccttttcttttggCTGAATGgatcatcatcatatgATTCTAGTAAAACCACGCTGTCATcgaatttaaattataaGAGTCATGACGATAAGAGATTCAATGATGAACTTTATAATTTACAAGGGAAATccaaatggaaattttGGGAAAAGGATCCCAAAATTGTCATCATATTGGCAGCTAATGAAGGTGGTGGTGTATTGAGATGGAAGAATGAACAAGAATGGGCCATTGAGAAGCTATCcataaataataagaagGCATATGCTAAGAGACATGGATATGGTTTAACTATAAAGGATTTAACCACTTCTAAGAGATATTCTCATGAATACAGAGAAGGTTGGCAAAAGGCAGATATATTAAAGCAAACTAAGAGAGAATTCCCTAATGCTGAATGGTTTTGGTGGTTGGATCTAGATACTTTAATCATGGAACCTGAAAAATCATTGGAAGAACTTATCTTTAACAAATTAGATTCCATTGTGGATAGAACGGTTGACAATTTCAACCCATTGAAATTAGAAGCAGATATCCCGTTTGTAGATTACACACAAGATTTAGAGTTCTTAATCACTCAAGATTGTGGTGGGTTCAATCTTGGTTCCtttttgatgaaaaatagTGACTGGACGGATCTTCTACTTGATGTCTGGTGGGACCCAGTGGCATATGAACAGAATCATATGATTTGGGAGCATAGGGAACAAGATGCATTGGAATCGTTATATGCTACGGAACCATGGATTCGTTCAAGAATTGGGTTTCTACCGTTAAGGGCCATTAATGCCTTCCCACCTGGTGCCTGTTCTGAATTTTCAGATGATCCTAGATATTTTTATGATCCTAATCAACATGATTTTGTTGTGAATATGGCAGGTTGTAATTTTGGAAGAGATTGTTGGGGtgaaatgaaatattacaCTAATCTTTTGGAGAAGATGCACTCTAAGTGGTATTCTAGATTTTTCTAG
- the PEX5 gene encoding Pex5p (ancestral locus Anc_8.470) yields MSECSVNNNPLARISKLTQNRGANANLTNLPGSVSQQRSRQQQERDASIVSFKTFQKPVSELNKAQLNDFINGSIQQPKNTAFSPQYAPINLPSTESIQQPINNAPQIQQSNWSREFQYHSAAAPENASMSHGSVTPQQVSLNSDGSMYGKDRFKTSYQPQFTQQNNGFLQYQRQQVQQTPVNQTVNTNWDQEFKNLESELSENLNIKEENPDIIVEDQEGANSMDNTDANFEYQSEFQKVWDSLKDDEEDLLSTIEKIDSRELLLFNYKFDSDSRENPFLNKPNAYKIGCLLMENGAKLSDAALAFEAALKENSRHVDAWLRLGIVQIQNEKELNGIAALEYCLDIDPVNLDALENLAISYINEGYDTNALKILNRWVKNKYPNFEHYEATTEESKRIESDLEDDLSHNFNAVMIKKFNRLAESLPEHDAKLELIRGLLYYAEDDFDKTIECFKESLKINPNDEVMWNRLGASLANSNKPEDAIQAYHRALNLKPSFVRARYNLAVASMNIGCYKEAGEHLLTVLRMHQVEGVNNVETDNNVLEILKRVLMGMDREDLLEKVYPGMDLKDFTHEFAF; encoded by the coding sequence ATGTCTGAATGTTCCGTCAACAACAATCCTCTAGCCAGGATCAGCAAGCTCACTCAGAACAGGGGCGCAAATGCAAACCTAACTAACTTACCGGGGTCAGTTTCACAACAACGATCAAGACAACAACAGGAAAGAGACGCTTCTATCGTGTCATTCAAGACCTTCCAGAAACCAGTATCTGAGTTGAATAAAGCACAACTGAATGATTTCATTAACGGGTCTATTCAACAACCAAAGAACACCGCTTTCTCACCCCAATATGCTCCAATTAATTTACCCTCAACTGAATCTATACAACAACCTATCAACAACGCCCCTCAAATACAGCAATCAAATTGGTCAAGagaatttcaatatcataGTGCTGCTGCTCCTGAAAATGCTTCTATGAGTCACGGGTCTGTAACCCCGCAACAAGTGTCACTCAATAGTGATGGATCAATGTATGGTAAAGATAGGTTCAAGACTTCATACCAACCACAATTTACACAACAAAACAACGGGTTTTTACAGTATCAGCGACAGCAAGTACAGCAAACCCCAGTGAATCAAACGGTTAATACGAATTGGGATCAAGAATTCAAGAATCTAGAGAGTGAATTGtctgaaaatttgaatattaaagaagaaaatccaGATATTATAGTTGAAGATCAAGAAGGTGCCAATTCAATGGATAATACAGATGCTAATTTTGAATACCAATCCGAGTTTCAAAAAGTTTGGGATTCTTTAAaggatgatgaggaagatcTCCTATcaactattgaaaaaatcgACTCACGTGAGTTATTGCTATTTAATTATAAATTTGATTCTGATTCTAGGGAGAATCCCTTTTTAAACAAGCCAAATGCCTACAAAATCGGATGTTTGTTAATGGAAAATGGGGCCAAGTTAAGTGATGCGGCTTTAGCGTTCGAAGCTGCTTTGAAGGAGAATTCTCGACATGTTGATGCATGGTTAAGATTAGGTATAGTTCAAATCCAgaatgaaaaggaattaaATGGTATTGCAGCCTTGGAATACTGTCTTGATATAGATCCAGTAAATTTAGACGCGTTGGAGAATTTAGCCATTAGTTACATCAATGAAGGCTATGATACAAATgctttgaaaatattgaatagaTGGGTTAAGAATaaatatccaaattttGAACATTACGAAGCAACAACGGAAGAGTctaaaagaattgaaagtgATTTAGAAGATGATTTAAGTCATAATTTTAATGCAGTtatgataaagaaatttaatCGTCTAGCTGAATCATTACCTGAACATGATGCCAAGTTAGAATTAATTCGTGGATTACTATATTATGctgaagatgattttgaCAAGACTATAGAATGTTTCAAGGAATCGTTGAAAATCAATCCTAATGATGAGGTAATGTGGAATAGACTAGGTGCATCTCTAGCCAATTCAAACAAACCAGAAGATGCCATTCAAGCTTATCATAGAGCCCTTAACTTAAAGCCATCCTTTGTAAGAGCACGTTATAATTTAGCTGTGGCATCAATGAATATTGGTTGCTACAAGGAAGCCGGAGAACATTTATTAACTGTTTTAAGGATGCATCAAGTTGAAGGTGTAAATAATGTGGAAACAGACAATAATGTCCtggaaattttgaaaagagttCTCATGGGGATGGACAGAGAAGATTTATTGGAGAAAGTATACCCTGGGATGGATCTTAAGGATTTCACCCACGAATTTGCATTTTAA
- the SNU56 gene encoding Snu56p (ancestral locus Anc_8.464): protein MPVKRRLKAYGAPYEPGSQRIKYHDASETQDIWKNLDKIRKSFPEYCDIELKNSCLFIELPNTITIDDVRFCIKALHVYISSEKLQFIETTQHDVYSSFIFLKNFNILDCCLVLSVIFAFRNKQLLVPFNKEYFNIPEDIPLGGSIYLSRSSILRWNRKLFPKIDKLNTAAFKFTESDFSTLSYFKEIFIEFPSNCSLTYFVNGITKHFLNIKFGKCGKQIESRFTRSLLGFEKHLNMSLYELPFIVNAVGLFDMESLRECNKTVLESSKANILKYNDEMEQYNDPSKVSKPSVKENIDKVGLVTQQKGSNQYIGKNATSRFGELSSGARGTTSGPENRPGFMTQEEIKEHCIATIKAAKDFVREKSPYQILKLYVKCPRQNYADQVYQQLNDLRAQTNCNIVVLNLSNLHESTQWFASLDVSKYTKFSQHPHQSTVRVVSIGGVGEYILKALDLISRIMEG, encoded by the coding sequence ATGCCTGTGAAGAGAAGATTGAAAGCATATGGAGCACCATACGAACCAGGTTCCCAACGAATAAAGTACCATGATGCTTCCGAAACACAGgatatttggaaaaatttggataaGATAAGGAAGAGTTTTCCAGAATATTGtgatattgaattaaagaatagCTGTCTCTTTATCGAACTACCGAACACTATAACGATCGATGATGTGCGTTTCTGCATAAAAGCGTTGCATGTTTACATCTCGTCAGAAAAGCtccaattcattgaaaCAACTCAACATGACgtttattcttcttttatctttctgaagaatttcaatatattaGACTGTTGCTTAGTATTATCAGTAATATTTGCATTTAGGAATAAACAACTTTTAGTGCCATTCAACaaggaatattttaatatacCGGAAGATATTCCATTGGGAGGGAGCATATATCTTTCTCGAAGTAGCATACTGAGGTGGAATCGAAAACTGTTCCCTAAAATTGACAAGTTAAATACCGCAGCCTTTAAATTTACCGAATCGGATTTCAGCACATTATCGTACTTTAAAGAGATATTCATCGAATTCCCCAGCAATTGTTCTTTGACGTATTTTGTTAATGGTATCACGAAACATTTTCTGAATATAAAGTTTGGGAAATGTGGTAAACAAATTGAGTCCAGATTTACTAGGTCACTACTTGGTTTCGAGAAGCATTTGAATATGTCTCTTTATGAATTACCGTTTATTGTGAACGCTGTTGGGCTATTTGATATGGAATCTTTGCGTGAGTGTAATAAAACAGTACTTGAAAGCTCGAAGGCAAACATTCTGAAATATAACGACGAAATGGAACAATATAATGATCCGTCTAAAGTGTCTAAACCGTCTGTTAAAGAAAACATAGACAAAGTGGGCCTAGTCACGCAACAAAAGGGAAGTAACCAATATATTGGGAAGAATGCCACCTCAAGATTTGGGGAGTTATCTTCAGGGGCAAGAGGTACTACCTCAGGACCAGAAAATAGGCCCGGTTTCATGACTCAAGAGGAAATCAAAGAACACTGTATCGCAACAATCAAGGCAGCAAAAGATTTTGTAAGAGAAAAATCACCGTATCAGATTTTAAAACTGTATGTCAAATGTCCTCGTCAGAATTATGCGGATCAAGTAtatcaacaattgaatgatcTGAGGGCTCAAACGAATTGTAATATCGTGGTGTTGAACTTGAGCAATCTACATGAATCCACTCAATGGTTTGCCTCTTTAGACGTGTCTAAATATACTAAGTTTAGCCAACATCCACATCAGAGTACAGTTCGTGTGGTAAGTATTGGTGGAGTTGGCGAGTACATATTAAAGGCATTGGACCTCATTTCAAGAATAATGGAAGGATAA
- the VHS1 gene encoding putative serine/threonine protein kinase VHS1 (ancestral locus Anc_8.477), which produces MLCNCKINNFTLVLQAGSGAYGLVFQAIDNNNNNQQVAIKAVLKQPLPAHLPEEEKSCIIKTQLLQYFQNNNNELVLPTIELATIRNLTPKQLTKIPHYKEIQLHLKVHSHKNIVSIHQVLEGTIATFIVMDYYPIDLFTSIVDLEHFVQDGILIKKVFLQLCSAIDYCHEMDVYHCDIKPENLLLDDDDNVYLCDFGLSTTSPFLTPNVSIGSSYYMAPERISYDENRVDNDDDELPNCNGDIWSLGIILINLTCIRNPWLKAHHDEDNTFHYFLKDTNVLKKILPISDSLFYILTKILQVNPHNRIDIKSLMNEIVNIEQFTTSGPLNYVPRLSKELFAKYVAIDETINTDYDDYIYKSYTTNENQFNENDNYNEDEYSCNTNSLITSSMETTPYDSDANDNFNDNTNNNNNKNLMKKMVHLKMKENLSNVKMDLSATN; this is translated from the coding sequence ATGTTGTGCAATTgtaaaattaataatttcacaCTAGTCTTACAAGCAGGTTCTGGTGCATACGGTCTAGTCTTCCAGGCCATCgacaacaataacaataaccAACAAGTAGCCATAAAGGCCGTACTGAAGCAGCCACTACCAGCACATCTACCGGAAGAGGAAAAATCATGTATAATAAAGACACAACTTTTacaatatttccaaaacaataataatgaactCGTTCTGCCAACTATAGAACTGGCCACCATTAGGAATCTAACTCCGAAACAACTCACCAAGATCCCTCATTACAAGGAAATTCAACTTCATTTGAAAGTGCATTCACATAAGAATATTGTATCCATACACCAAGTGTTAGAGGGCACCATCGCCACTTTCATAGTGATGGATTACTACCCGATCGATTTGTTTACTTCGATAGTGGACCTGGAACATTTCGTCCAAGATGGAATCCTTATTAAGAAAGTGTTCTTACAACTTTGTTCAGCTATAGATTATTGTCATGAGATGGACGTGTATCATTGTGATATCAAACCGGAAAATCTACTActggatgatgatgataacgTTTATCTTTGCGATTTTGGTCTGTCGACCACTTCACCATTTTTGACACCAAATGTTTCCATCGGCAGTTCTTACTATATGGCGCCGGAGCGAATATCCTATGATGAAAATAGAgttgataatgatgatgatgaattaccCAATTGTAACGGGGATATATGGTCCTTGGGGATcatattgataaatttaacATGCATAAGAAATCCATGGTTGAAAGCTCATCATGATGAGGATAACACTTTCcattatttcttaaaggaTACCAACgtgttgaagaagattctCCCCATTTctgattctttattttatatCCTGACCAAGATTTTACAAGTGAATCCTCATAATAGAATCGAtattaaatctttaatgAATGAAATCGTCAATATTGAACAGTTTACCACGAGTGGTCCATTGAATTATGTGCCAAGATTATCAAAGGAATTATTCGCTAAATATGTGGCCATTGATGAAACGATAAACACAGATTATGACGATTACATTTATAAGAGCTATACCACTAATGAAAAccaatttaatgaaaacgATAActataatgaagatgaataCAGTTGTAACACAAACAGTTTAATAACTTCCTCCATGGAAACAACACCTTATGACTCAGACGCTAATGACAACTTTAATGACAacactaataataataataataaaaaccttatgaagaaaatggtacACCTCAAGATGAAGGAAAATTTGTCCAACGTAAAGATGGATTTATCAGCCACGAACTAG
- the PRP28 gene encoding mRNA splicing protein PRP28 (ancestral locus Anc_8.469), which yields MSRPLPIDSLLAGIRKQKNAGNKQETNLESPKYLTKTQRERLLKDLKDTKDSKEPSSVQVKPILKNTRQPNEYKADLNKQHRNANKTLPFDHAPEDEQEDTFANYTPIVTSSKLKQLTSAARSKDDIELQYMGKHWTEKSLSEMTDRDWRILREDFHIHITNGNSKSVLNPLRNWEELDLIPKKLTNILQRDLKFDFPTPVQRITIPNIVKGNRDFVGVASTGSGKTLAFVLPMLTQLLTNGVPPIALKKMNGPIGLVLVPTRELAQQIQLEAEKVVNLIREEYPIKIESIVGGHSLEEISSNLNEGCDILIATPGKLIECLENHLLVISNLSYLVLDEADKMIDLGFEDQLKTILNNLEVNNSNVSSLYRTLMFTATLSSPLEKIASGYLRNPIYASIKAEGADAMPQIQQVVQYCPTDDQKFKAIESILREKNTMDNPRVIIFINYKATADWLANKFASTKYKVTILHGSKSQEQREHSIQLLRSGKIQILIATNVAARGLDIPNVALVINFHFPKDFADYVHRIGRTGRAGNLGTAVTLIGDEEDRENIKQLYDYVMDNNPLKNNRFQKYVKDMYDIGKEKYDMIFY from the coding sequence ATGAGCAGACCTCTCCCTATTGATAGTTTGCTAGCTGGGATCAGAAAGCAAAAGAATGCTGGGAATAAGCAGGAAACAAATTTAGAGTCGCCTAAATACCTCACCAAGACGCAAAGAGAACGACTACTAAAGGATCTGAAAGACACCAAGGACAGTAAAGAACCAAGTTCTGTGCAAGTTAAGCCAATACTCAAGAATACTAGGCAACCGAATGAATATAAAGCTGATTTGAACAAACAGCATAGGAATGCCAATAAAACACTGCCATTCGATCATGCTCCAGAAGATGAACAGGAAGATACTTTTGCAAACTACACTCCGATCGTAACTTCATCTAAGTTAAAGCAACTAACATCGGCTGCTAGGAGTAAAGATGACATAGAACTCCAGTATATGGGGAAGCATTGGACTGAAAAATCATTATCTGAAATGACAGACAGAGATTGGAGGATCCTAAGGGAAGATTTTCATATTCATATAACTAACGgtaattccaaatcagtTTTAAATCCTTTGAGAAATTGGGAAGAGCTTGACCTTATCCCCAAGAaattaacaaatattcTACAGCGGGACTTGAAATTTGACTTCCCAACACCTGTGCAAAGAATCACAATCCCAAATATTGTAAAAGGAAACAGAGACTTTGTGGGAGTAGCATCCACTGGTTCAGGTAAAACATTGGCCTTTGTGCTACCCATGCTGACCCAACTCCTAACTAATGGGGTGCCTCCAATagcattgaagaaaatgaatggaCCTATAGGTTTGGTACTAGTGCCAACAAGAGAATTAGCTCAACAAATTCAACTGGAGGCAGAAAAGGTAGTAAATCTAATACGTGAAGAATACCCAATTAAAATTGAGTCTATTGTTGGGGGTCATTCATTAGAAGAAATCTCAAGTAATTTGAACGAAGGTTGTGATATCCTTATAGCTACACCAGGTAAATTGATTGAATGTCTAGAGAATCATTTATTGGTTATTTCAAACTTAAGTTATTTGGTACTGGATGAAGCTGATAAAATGATAGATTTAGGATTTGAAGATCAACTAAAGACaattcttaataatttagAAGTGAATAACAGCAATGTATCATCACTTTACAGAACACTGATGTTTACTGCTACCTTGTCAAGTCCTCTTGAGAAGATTGCAAGTGGATATTTAAGAAATCCTATATATGCATCGATTAAGGCGGAAGGGGCAGATGCAATGCCTCAAATCCAGCAAGTTGTGCAATACTGTCCGACTGATgatcaaaaatttaaagcCATCGAATCAATACTGAGGGAGAAAAATACTATGGATAACCCACGTGTAATTATCTTCATAAATTATAAGGCAACCGCTGACTGGTTGGCAAATAAGTTCGCTAGTACAAAGTATAAGGTTACAATATTACATGGTTCTAAATCTCAGGAACAGAGAGAGCATTCCATTCAATTATTAAGATCAGGgaagattcaaattcttaTTGCTACCAATGTTGCTGCAAGAGGTTTAGATATTCCGAATGTTGCTTTGGTTATAAACttccattttccaaaagatTTTGCTGATTATGTTCATAGGATAGGGAGAACTGGTCGTGCTGGCAATTTGGGTACCGCAGTAACGTTGATCGGTGATGAGGAAGATCGTGAGAATATTAAACAATTATATGATTATGTTATGGACAATAATcctttaaaaaataatcGATTCCAAAAATACGTTAAAGATATGTATGATATTGGAAAGGAAAAGTACGACATGATCTTTTATTAA
- the NHP2 gene encoding snoRNA-binding protein NHP2 (ancestral locus Anc_8.465), giving the protein MAKEGKESKSVDNYEARMPAVLPFAKPLASKKLNKKVLKTVKKASKAKNVKRGVKEVVKALRKGDKGLVVIAGDISPADVISHLPVLCEDHSVPYIFVPSKQDLGSAGATKRPTSVVFIVPGSNKKKEGKAKEEEYKESFNEVVKEVEAL; this is encoded by the coding sequence ATGGCCAAAGAAGGTAAAGAATCCAAGTCAGTTGACAATTATGAAGCAAGAATGCCAGCAGTGTTGCCATTCGCTAAACCATTGGCTTctaagaaattgaataaaaagGTCTTGAAGACAGTCAAGAAGGCTTCCAAAGCTAAGAACGTCAAGAGGGGTGTTAAGGAAGTTGTTAAGGCTTTGAGAAAGGGTGATAAAGGTTTAGTTGTCATTGCTGGTGACATTTCTCCAGCTGATGTTATTTCTCATTTACCTGTTCTTTGTGAAGATCATTCCGTTCcatatatttttgttcCATCTAAGCAAGATCTTGGATCTGCTGGTGCCACTAAAAGACCAACATCTGTGGTATTTATTGTCCCAGGTAGtaataagaagaaggaagGGAAGGctaaggaagaagaatacaAGGAATCATTCAACGAAGTTGTTAAAGAAGTTGAGGctctttaa